A window of Microcystis aeruginosa FD4 contains these coding sequences:
- a CDS encoding TIGR04376 family protein → MGNLFDDVSRFLETQLEEFLKSHPQLELQALVEQLREQERDTAKLISALENERQRLEQQILATAQDIQTWHARIDKAKAAGRQDLAKAASEREAALFRQGNQLWGRMEGVKKRLSQSQELLQQVQQRRQEVQIKAEKAPKNQSRDWETTFWDQPQESDYQRSNYDNLDLKFKEWEMEEELKKLKREMGR, encoded by the coding sequence ATGGGCAATCTATTTGATGATGTCAGTCGCTTTCTTGAAACCCAACTGGAAGAATTTCTCAAAAGTCATCCCCAATTAGAATTACAGGCGCTGGTGGAACAACTGCGCGAACAGGAGCGCGATACTGCTAAACTGATTAGCGCCCTAGAAAATGAGCGTCAACGTCTCGAACAGCAAATTTTGGCCACTGCCCAAGATATCCAAACTTGGCACGCTAGAATTGATAAGGCTAAGGCCGCTGGACGGCAGGACTTGGCTAAGGCTGCCAGTGAACGCGAGGCGGCCCTATTTCGTCAGGGTAATCAACTTTGGGGACGGATGGAAGGAGTGAAAAAACGTCTGAGTCAATCCCAAGAGTTACTGCAACAAGTCCAACAACGTCGTCAAGAAGTGCAAATTAAAGCCGAAAAAGCCCCTAAAAATCAGTCCCGTGACTGGGAAACCACTTTTTGGGATCAACCCCAAGAATCGGACTATCAGCGCTCGAACTACGATAATCTCGATCTAAAATTTAAAGAATGGGAAATGGAAGAAGAATTGAAAAAATTAAAGCGAGAAATGGGACGATAA